The sequence below is a genomic window from Pithys albifrons albifrons isolate INPA30051 chromosome 21, PitAlb_v1, whole genome shotgun sequence.
TCATCTCCCCTCAAGCATCACAGGGACAACAAGGCAGGGCCAGGTGCTGGGGAGAAGCGGCAGTGCAAGGAGGGTGGGCAGCTCCACTCACCCCAGTGGGGTCCAGCACCACACAGGGGCTTCACCACACCCGCAGAGGTGACAAAttgcccagcccagggatgctGAGATGCTGCCTCAGCCCCAGCAAGGCTGGGGACACAGGTGGTGACCCAGCTGGCCCCCTGGCAGCTGGTTCCAGCCTGGTGTTCATTAACCAGCACATTTTGCTGCCCTCAGCAcctctgcccctgtgctggggctccaGGTGCCGGCAGCAGcaccccctgcacacacacacccagggATGACTGAGGGGTTCCCAGGGCACCCCCCTCCACCTGCCCAAGCCCAAGGGGCCCCACTGACCTGCTCAATCCCTGCTTGAGGTGGAGGAGCAGCGGCCACTCGTACAGCCAGGGCATCCCAGCCTCAAACCAGTCCCGGGCACGGAAGATGGGAGAGAGGCAGGCGGCGGCGGCCAGGCGGCTGGAGGAGCCGCTCTCGCCCAGGTAGGCGAGCAGCAGCCCCGAGCCCGAGCCCTCGCTGACAGCCAGCAGTGAGGCACTGGGGTGCCGGCACCGCAGGTAGCTCAAGGCCTCCTGCAGGTCCCCAGGGTCCCCgaagggctgcagctgggggGTGGTGAGGGGGCAGCCGTTGTGGCCTCGGCGGTTGAAGATGACGGGGATGAAGCCCCGTTCCAGCGCCCGCAGCCCCAGCTGCACCAGCCCCCCCGTCACCTTCCCGGCAGCGTTGGGGATCAGCAGCAGCACCGCGCTGGAGACCCCCACTCCGCCACCACCCACAGCCTCCCATGGCCCCACCAGCCAGTCCAGGGCCACCAGCCCAGCATcgggcagctgcaggagctcccGGGCTATCACCGGCTCCAGCTCcggaggctgcaggagctgccgcAGCATCTGGAGCTGTGGCCAGCGCGGCCACGGCCACTGTCCCCCCTGCAGCGCCACCGAGCGCCCCAGGCTCCGCACCAGGTGCTGCGCCAGAGCCGAGGGCTTGCACAGCAGCCGGCAGCCTGAGCCCCCTTCGGCCATGAAGGGgatcccctcctcttcctcctcctcctctgccaagGCTCCAGACACCTCCAGCCACCCTTCCCAAAGGTGCAAAGCCAGGAGGCCCAGTACGGTGAGCACCGCGGCTAGGGCCACCAGACCCTCTGGGGACAGCATGGAGGCGACAGGAGCGCAGCCCCAGCGCTCTCCGAGTGACGGCGATGGCGGGGCCGTGCTGGGAAAGCCCAGCCCCGGGGCCGGGCAAACAGCGGGGCTGTGCCGGGATGGCGTGAGCGGGGCCAAGGGGACTGGGTGAAACGGGAGGGACACGTGGCCAAGCCCTGCCTGGCGCCAGGGAGGGGCGAGCTCACGGTCCGGGGGCAGCGGGACCCTcggtgggcacaggggcaggggccGGGGCCGTGCAATGCTCACAACTTTATTGATACAAATTTACAAGGACACATCTTACAGTGGGGAGCGCGCCCAGCGAGGGGCAGGACGCCCGGGAAGGGTTCAGGACGCCCGGGAAGGGGGACCCGCGGGCGTCCCAGTCCAGTGTAATGCTGTGGGTGGCCCCGGGGGTACCGGCCACCCagagaggggctgtgtgggagGTGGGGGACACGGCCACCGCCGCCATGGCCTTTTGGGGGAGGTGGGGGACACGGCCCCCGCCGCCATGGCCAGCTCCACAGGCTATGTACAGGATAAATTAGGCGTGtgccgcggggcgggcgggggctgtACAGGGGACACAGGCACCTACCCTGCAGGGCGAGCACCAGCTCCTTGATGGcgtggggggcacagggagcttgCCCCACGCCCTGGCTCCCCAGAGAGGCCACTTGCAGCTACGCTCACCCCAAGTGTCAGCCACCgccagaggggagggagagacgGAGAGCGTGGGGGCCGGGGAACACGCGGGGGGCGCGGGCTGGCGCTCACTGCTTCTTCTCACGAGTGGTGATGGTGACCAGCTGCTTGGCGGCCTTGGCAATGTCGTAGGCACACTGGATGacctgctgggtcaggagctggtAGTCCACGGTGGCGCCCGGCTCGGGGGGCACGGTCTTGCGGCACTCGCTCTGCAGCCGGTAGGCACTGGCGTTGAGCAGCCGCAGGGAGCTCCGCACCGTCTCCAGAGCTGGTttctgcacagggcacagaccAGCATCAGAACCCATGCCCAGCAGGCTGATGGTGTCTGCTGGGGACCATCTCCACCCCAGGGTCATGCCACCCCTCTTACCTTAGGGAAGAGCGATGCCATCTCTGTCACAGCTGAGTGGATCTTCTCTGAGCAGGGCACAAAGCTGAAGGCAAGAAGAAAGGGTGAGCAATGAGCATTGCAGGAAACAACAGCTCCCGACCACAGGAGGTGGCAGAGATGTCCCTGTGTGACCACAACCCCTTggtctgggggtccctctggaCCCCAAGGCTGTGTGCCAGTCCTACCTGTCATGTTTGGACTCCTGTGCTGCCCgcagcagctcctggatgtTCTTGGTGACCTGCTCAGTTTTGAGGATCACatcctctgtgctgggcagtccAGGGTCCAGCTCCCCGTCCAGCGGGTCCAGTTCATGGGGGAAGTCCTCATCCTTGCTCAGCTCCACAAACCTCTTCCCTTCCATGCTGCAGGGACCaaccaacacccccagctcagtGTCAGCtgcatgtccctgtgtccccttgTGCCCTGGTGcagcccacagccccagcactcaCCTGATCAGGACCTCACCCGCCTGTGTGTTGTCGTAGTCGCTGTCGGTGCCACTGCCGTGCCGGTCCAGCTTGccctggagaggagaggagcagcttcaagccctgcccagccccatccccacaCAGGGCCTGGGGTCTCCCCACCCCAGGAGTTGCCCCCTCTCCTCGATACATCACCATGTGCCGGGCACCATCGGGTGGGCAGGAGAGCAGTGGGGAGGACGGGGGAAAGGGCATCGAGGAGGCAGATGGACCTTTCCGGATCTGGagggggaagagaaaggaagctGATGCTCAACAAGGTGCAGAAGGGTCTGGAGCCAACCCTGGTGAGGTGCACAGGGGACACTGCCCTCCTGCATGCAGGAACATCCCGCAGCCACCATCCCCTGGGGGGgtccccagcctggcctggggcagTGGGGGGACAGGACAGCACAAAGGCCACACCCTGGGCAGACAAGAGCCACCACAtgccctggaggagctgcccccGCTGCGCCCCCTTACCCGGTACATGCTGGACGGGATGTGCACGGAGTACAGAGCCTCGTCCTCCACCTCCTGGTGACACACATGAGGTTATGGCCCCGCAGGGACAGGCCCAGCCCCCCGTGGGACTGCAGCACCCACCCCACAACCCGCCCAGTGCCACGGGACTCACGCCAGGGCCGAAGGGCAGCCGCGGCACCAGCTCCTCCACCGGCTGCCCAAAGGGCTTCAGCGCCGAGCCCGGCTCGTACATGGAGAAGGCCTGGCGGTCCCGGCGGTGCGTGGGGGCTGTGCCCGGGGGGTGCCCGTGCTCTGTCCGCTCGCTGGGCGCCGGCGTTGGGTGTGTGGGACCAGCCTGCTGCCGGATCTGCGTGTTCTCTGCCTGCAGCTTGTGGATCTGcagccaggaggagcagggagaggcttCAGCGAGGAGGGGGATCAGTGAAGGGGGGTCCTGCTGGCCCCACACCCACCTCGCGCTGCAGCCGGCGCAGCTCATCGCTCAGGCTGTTGTTCACCTTCATCAGCTGCTGCACCTTGGCCTCAGAGGCAGCCAGAGCCTTTTTCACCTCCAGGTATTCCTGCAGCGTGATGGGGCCATCTGACAGGTCGGAGGAGTCCatgctctgtggggagaggggTTCAGCACCaggatcccagagctggggcaggggccaggcaggggcCCCGGGCTCACCCTGGCACGGTTATTGCGGGACGCGTTGCGCAGCAGCTCCTGGTCCGTGTCCTCGTCGGATGCGACGCTGTCGTAGTCGTGCTGATCGTCCAGGTCACTCTGGCTTCGCAGGGAGTAGTCGAGGGCGTCTGGGGGAAggcagggggtgctgagcacaaggcagggagggatgcTCAGGTCCCCCTCACTGCCCTTGGCCCCTCACCTGTGGGGCTCAGAAGACTCTTCCCTTGCTGCCGGCGCTTGGCTTCCCCAAGGATGTCAATGAGCAATGTGGCAAACTCCCTGGCGTTGAACCTGGCCAGCTTCTGCCGGCCCTGGGGGTGTGTGGTGGGGAAAAGGGGGTGAGCAGAGGTGTGGGTGCATGGAGGGGTCACAAGGCTTTGTGGGGAAGGCAtgagagctggggcaggggctcacCTGGTTTCGTGTGGCTGAGTACTCAGGGTTGACAGG
It includes:
- the ABHD15 gene encoding protein ABHD15; its protein translation is MLSPEGLVALAAVLTVLGLLALHLWEGWLEVSGALAEEEEEEEGIPFMAEGGSGCRLLCKPSALAQHLVRSLGRSVALQGGQWPWPRWPQLQMLRQLLQPPELEPVIARELLQLPDAGLVALDWLVGPWEAVGGGGVGVSSAVLLLIPNAAGKVTGGLVQLGLRALERGFIPVIFNRRGHNGCPLTTPQLQPFGDPGDLQEALSYLRCRHPSASLLAVSEGSGSGLLLAYLGESGSSSRLAAAACLSPIFRARDWFEAGMPWLYEWPLLLHLKQGLSRYAGALAEAVDMDRLLGSRSLRELEECLFCRTRSRPTSWELYWERNEPLRDADEAAVPVLCLCSADDPVRGAPARTVPTQLFRSSPYFFLLLARRGGHCGWGHEAVLDYFRAMAEFLRAEERRKGPRRWGGPAAEPPAFTWHRSYTR
- the GIT1 gene encoding ARF GTPase-activating protein GIT1 isoform X2 is translated as MSRKAPRAEVCADCSAPDPGWASINRGVLICDECCSVHRSLGRHISIVKHLRHSPWPATLLQMVHTLASNGANSIWEHSLLDPAQVQSGRRKANPQDKVHPTKSEFIRAKYQMLAFVHKLPCRDDDGVTAKDLSKQLHSSVRTGNLETCLRLLSLGAQANFFHPEKGTTPLHVAAKAGQILQAELLVVYGADPGAPDVNGRTPIDYARQAAQHELAERLVECQYELTDRLAFYLCGRKPDHKNGHYIIPQMADSLDLSELAKAAKKKLQALSNRLFEELAMDVYDEVDRRENDAVWLTTQNHSTLVTERSAVPFLPVNPEYSATRNQGRQKLARFNAREFATLLIDILGEAKRRQQGKSLLSPTDALDYSLRSQSDLDDQHDYDSVASDEDTDQELLRNASRNNRARSMDSSDLSDGPITLQEYLEVKKALAASEAKVQQLMKVNNSLSDELRRLQREIHKLQAENTQIRQQAGPTHPTPAPSERTEHGHPPGTAPTHRRDRQAFSMYEPGSALKPFGQPVEELVPRLPFGPGEVEDEALYSVHIPSSMYRIRKGPSASSMPFPPSSPLLSCPPDGARHMGKLDRHGSGTDSDYDNTQAGEVLISMEGKRFVELSKDEDFPHELDPLDGELDPGLPSTEDVILKTEQVTKNIQELLRAAQESKHDSFVPCSEKIHSAVTEMASLFPKKPALETVRSSLRLLNASAYRLQSECRKTVPPEPGATVDYQLLTQQVIQCAYDIAKAAKQLVTITTREKKQ
- the GIT1 gene encoding ARF GTPase-activating protein GIT1 isoform X1, which encodes MSRKAPRAEVCADCSAPDPGWASINRGVLICDECCSVHRSLGRHISIVKHLRHSPWPATLLQMVHTLASNGANSIWEHSLLDPAQVQSGRRKANPQDKVHPTKSEFIRAKYQMLAFVHKLPCRDDDGVTAKDLSKQLHSSVRTGNLETCLRLLSLGAQANFFHPEKGTTPLHVAAKAGQILQAELLVVYGADPGAPDVNGRTPIDYARQAAQHELAERLVECQYELTDRLAFYLCGRKPDHKNGHYIIPQMADRVRPKCMAQSLDLSELAKAAKKKLQALSNRLFEELAMDVYDEVDRRENDAVWLTTQNHSTLVTERSAVPFLPVNPEYSATRNQGRQKLARFNAREFATLLIDILGEAKRRQQGKSLLSPTDALDYSLRSQSDLDDQHDYDSVASDEDTDQELLRNASRNNRARSMDSSDLSDGPITLQEYLEVKKALAASEAKVQQLMKVNNSLSDELRRLQREIHKLQAENTQIRQQAGPTHPTPAPSERTEHGHPPGTAPTHRRDRQAFSMYEPGSALKPFGQPVEELVPRLPFGPGEVEDEALYSVHIPSSMYRIRKGPSASSMPFPPSSPLLSCPPDGARHMGKLDRHGSGTDSDYDNTQAGEVLISMEGKRFVELSKDEDFPHELDPLDGELDPGLPSTEDVILKTEQVTKNIQELLRAAQESKHDSFVPCSEKIHSAVTEMASLFPKKPALETVRSSLRLLNASAYRLQSECRKTVPPEPGATVDYQLLTQQVIQCAYDIAKAAKQLVTITTREKKQ